From the Bacillota bacterium genome, the window CCCCTTGGGGCGGCCGTGAATATCGGGAGATCTCGCGGCAGGTATGTCGAGGGTGTGCCAGCTGAGAAAACGGAGCAGTGGGCCGAGGAAGCGTTCCGGGCATTGGCCGACTACGCCCAGGATCTTGGGGTCACTATAGTCCTAGAGCCCATAGCGGCCCATGTCTGCAATCTCATAAACTCCACCCAGGACGGAATCGAGTGGGTCCGTAGGGTGGACCGTCCGAATTTCCGGCTGATGCTTGATGTCTACCACATGAACATCGAGGACGCCACGCCGATCGAGGAGAGCATCGAGGCCGCCGCACCCTACATCACCTACGTGCACCTCTGTGAGACGAATCGCAAACCCCCGGGGTGGGGGCACATGGATTTCGCCAAGGTCATCTCCGCCCTGCGGGCGGCAGGGTACGATGGGTATGTCTCCGCCGAGGTGTTTAACTTCCCAACGCAGGAAGAAGCAATCCGTCAGTCTGCAGCGGTCCTCCGCCCGCTGGTGTCGGCGGGCTGATCTGAGGCGAACACCGTGTGCAACTTCAGGCCCGCCCAGAGGTTCAACAGCGTCTCCCCGGAGAAGATGTCCACTCCGATGAGTTCACCCACCTTGCGCAGGCGGTACCTGAGCGTGTTCTCATGGATGTAGAGCTTCGCAGCGGCTGCTGATGCATTCATGTTGCACTGAAAGAAGGCGTCCAGCGTCCCCAAGAGGTCTGTTCCGTGGCGGGCGTCGTAATCCGCGAGCGGCGCAATCCACTCCGTGTGGAACTTGCGCTGCTCGTTTGTCCTGTTGTGGCCGCAGAGAACACGGAATATGCCAAGATCATTGTAGTGAGTCACGCGGCCGGGGCCGAAGACCTTGCGCCCGAGTGCCATGGCCTCTGTGGACTCCCGGTAGGCCCTGGGAAGTGTCCCCAGATCCTCGGCGACCCGGCTTATCCCGAGAGAGACCGTGAGCGGGCTCAACCTCTTTGCTGCCTCGGCCCTGATCGCCTCCGCCATGGTTCTTGCCATATTGTCGGATACTTGAGGCTCGGCGCCAGGCTCAACGGGCAAGAGAAGGATTATGCTATCACTTCGGTCTGCTCCGAGCAGCCTCTTGCCACTTATGGCCTGGGTGGAGTTGAGGATCCTCAAGAACCGGTCTTTGAGCACTCTCATCGCATGGTCGTCGTAGTTGGACGTCTCGACGTAGTATCTCTCGAACCCGTCGATGTCCGCGACCATGACCACGTGCGGCTTGGTGAGGTCCCAGTCGAAGGCTTCCCCCCGCCTTATCATAGCCTGTCGGCATTCAAAGTTGCCCATCACCAGGTCCTCAATGAAGCTGTTCCGAAACCGCCTTTCCACTTCCTCGCTGGCCATCCTCTGCATGGTATCGAGGGCACAGACCGTTGCGGCCTGCTCCACCGCCATCAGGTCCGTCTCCGGCAGGGGGTCTGGGCCACCGAACACTACAACGTACCCGTAGGTACTGTTCCTGATCATGACAGGGGCGAGGATGACGTCTCCGCTCCTCCTCACATCACCTGAGATCTCGAATCCCGCCGGCCTCCCCTCCGCCCAGGCAGCCGCCAGGACATGTGGGCTGATTTCAGGAGCTCCGGCGCAGGCAGGTCCGCCATCTGTGTGGGGTGAGTAGACTGCGAGGCGGTGAAACGTCTTGTCTGTTATCATGACCGGCCGGTTGACCAGGCAGGCCAGGTCCTGGGCTATGTCATCCAGGCTGCGCCCATCGAGAACAAGCCTGATGAACCTTCGGTGAACCTCGCGGGATCGCTCCAACACAGTGATCTGCCTGTCCAGTACTTCGTTGAGGATTGGGTTTATCACGTCTACCCATGCGACCGCATAGGGGAGCTCTATCAACGGCATGGACAAGAGATTCGCCTGCTCGATCATGACCTCCGGTATCCTGTCCAGGAAGCGTCTGGGCTTGATCCCCAGGGCCGAGACACCCAACCGGTTCAGATTGGGCAGAAGCTTCTCCTGCAGGGACTCATCGTTCCTGAGAAAGTAAGCCGTGGTCAGGATGAACTCATGGCCCTTGATCCACTGGTCCCCTCCGGGAGCGTCCATGACTGTGACGTAATGGACCGGCCTGTCCAGTCCGTCTGCGCCCCCCATCACCCGGGCACCTTTGAGGCATGGAAGCTCGAGCGCGTCGCGCACTCGGAAACTGGTGGACGTTTCGTTCGTCATGATGCAGCGACCTCCAAGAGGACTTTCGGGTATATTCACGAAGGCCCGGCCCCATACCTCCTTTCGTCCGCCCGGGTTGCCTGGAATTTCACCTACATGACTGGGAGAAAGGTGATGGTGGCAAGTTGCGCTTGACCTGACGCAGGTGGTAATATAGATCTAGCGCGGGACACAGGCCCGCGCCTGGAACCTCAAGGTCTATGCAGGCTCTCCGAGCCGGTCTTCCTAATGAGCGATCCGTCACGGATAGCTCGATGGGGGCCGGCCGTGCCCGGGCGCAGCCCGGGTGAGGGTGCCGCGGGAAACCGCCGCACCTCCCATGTTTGGAAAGGAGAGCGGACCACCCCGCGACTGTTCGCGCCAGGGTTGCCGCTCGTCCGGCCCTGGTGCTTTCTTTTCATCTGGGACGGTGGTCGAAATGGACGCATCCCTCATCGTTGATGCCACGGCTCTATCGCTCAAGGTCTCGGTTGGGGCCACTGCTCTCGCTGCCCTCGTGGGCGTTCCTGCAGGCAGTTGGCTGGCGCTCGGTTCGTTTCGAGGTCAGGGCAGTTTGCGCTCTCTAGTCTGGGGGCTCACAGGCCTCCCACCGGTCGTTGCTGGGCTCCTCGTCTATTTGCTGCTGTCTCGGAGCGGCCCTTTGGGATCATTGGGGCTCCTGTATACTCCCAAAGCGATGCTCGCCGCTCAGTTTGTCCTGGTAACACCGGTAATTGTTGCCCTGACGGATTCCGCGGTACGCTCGGTCCCAGCTGCAGCGTCCGAGGCCGCAAGGGCCCTGGGCGCGACAGAATACCAGGTAAGGACGGCGTTGCTCAAGGAAGCGAGAGGTGGGGCGCTGGCTGCAGTCATGACCGGACTCGGGCGCGCGCTCGCGGAGGTCGGAGCAGTGATGCTCGTAGGTGGGAACATCCTGGGCCGGACCAGAGTGCTCACCACCGCGATTCTTCTCGAGACCAGGCAGGGGAACTTCGGCAACGCCTTGGCCCTGGGGGCCATCCTGGTATCCCTCTCCGTGCTTGTCAACGCCACGGCGCGAGCCATGTCTGCAGGATTTGCACGATGGGAGGCGGGATCAAGGTGACGGCAGCCCCCAGCGGGTGGGTGTTCAGAGGCACGCGGGTCTCGCGGGACGGTGAAGTCCACTTGGATGTGCCGGACTTGCGCATATCCGGCCAGGGCGTGACCTGCGTGATAGGACCTAACGGGGCGGGGAAGACGACACTCTTACGCCTGCTTGCAGCTGTGATCGCCCCCACGGCCGGACAGATCTGGTGGAACGGCTCCGATATCTGGTCGGACGGCGACCGGGGCGCACACGCAGTCAGGCGGCGGGTGGGGTACGTGCCCCAGAGACCCTACATGTTCTCAGGTTCTGTCCTGTCGAATGTCGCCTACGGGCTGAGGCTCCGGGGCATGACCGAGCGTGAAGCGCGAGCCCGGGCGCGTGAGGCTGTGGATTGGGCGGGCATCGCACACCTCCAGGATAGGCCCGCGTCAAAGCTATCGGGCGGGGAGGTGCAACGGGTGGCCCTGGCGCGCGCCACGGTACTGGAGCCTGAGGCCTTCTTGTTGGACGAGCCCACATCCAGCCTCGATCCTGGGGCGCAGGCCTTCGTGGGGGAGACTGTCAGGTCCCTTGCTCGCAGGGGAGTCCCGGTGGTTCTTGTCAGCCACGACCTCAGGTTCGCAAGGGAAGTCGGGGATGCCGTGATCGCACTCCAGGGTGGTCGGGTGGCTGCGTCTGGTCCCTGGGACGATGTTCTCAGGACGTTGGTTGGAGGGTGGTGGAGGCCGTGGAGTTCATGACCCTCACTCCGAGGGAACGCGCACAGGAGATCCTTGCGCGATCGATGGAGCATGCCCGCGCAGGCTTGCGGCCTGTCGTGGAGGAACTGCCCGCCCGGTCGAGTCTCGGGCGAGTCCTTGCCTGCGATCTGCTATCCCCGGTGGATGTTCCGGCGTTCAGACGGTCCACGGTGGACGGGTTCGCAGTAAGGGCGCGAGAGACTTTCGGGGCTTCCGCTGGGTCGCCTGCCTACTTCGATCTCTCCCGCGAGATCCGGGTCGGCACCTGCCCTGGCGAACCTTTGGGGCCGGGATGCGCAGCACCGATCGCCACCGGCGCCATGCTGCCAGAGGATTCCGATGCCGTGGTCATGGTTGAGAACACCCAGGTTCTCGCGGGATCCATAGTCGCACTGGAACGCCCCGTTGCTCCTTCGGAGAATGTCGTGGGGGTGGGGGATGACATGAGGCAGGGTGCCGTCATGCTTGAGGCTGGCAGGGAGATCAGACCCCAGGACATCGGCTTAATTGCAGCGGTGGGGGATCCAGAGCAAGTCGCTGTGACTGTCTTCGCCCGGCCGCGCGTGGGAATCATCTCTTCCGGGGACGAGCTGGTGGCGGGCAGCGATGTGCCTGGGCCTGGGCAGGTCAGGGACATCAACTCGCACTCCATCGCGGCGTCTGTGGAGAGATGCGGCGGGGTCCCTGTAGGCTTCGGACTTGTTCGCGACACACGCGATGCTCTCTTTGCCGTGCTTCGCCAGGCTCTCGATTCCTGCGATGCCGTAATCCTCTCCGGGGGCAGTTCGGTCGGGGGTCGGGACTACACTGCGGACGCGATAGCATCTCTGGGCGAGCCAGGCATCCTCGTGCACGGAGTGGCCATCAAACCCGGCAAGCCTACAGTCCTGGCGATTGCCGGCCACAAGCCGGCCTTCGGGCTTCCAGGCCACCCGGTATCTGCCTTGGTAGCCTTCGAGCTCTTCGTCAGGCCCGCACTGGAACTCCTTGCCGGATTACGTAATCCCAGGAGGCGCCCGACTGCCCGCGCTGTCTTGGCTGAGAATATCCCGTCGGAACCTGGGCGGGAGGATTACGTATTCGTCAGGCTAGACGAGGCAGGGGTTGCGCACGTGGTTCACGGCCGGTCCGCGATGATCTCCATGCTGGCGCAGGCGGACGGGTGGGTGGTGGTCCGCGAGACCGACCGCGGCATAGAAGCTGGTTCCGATGTGGAAGTGGTGTTGATCTGATTCGGGCAGCGGCGAGGCTGCGAGAGATGGAGGATCCGGCAACATGTCATCCATGAGACCGAGGAAAGACTTCTACCTGAGTGAAACGCCTCTCGAGAAGGCGAGATCAGTCTTCCTTTCGAGGTTCCTTGAGCTCAAAACCTCGGTTGAGGTGGTGGACGTGCGGGACGCCCGGGGCCGGGTGACTGCCGAACCGGTGTACGCCACCTCATCCTCGCCTCATTACAACGCGGCTGCCATGGACGGGCTTGCAGTGAGGGCAAGGGATACCTATGCGGCTTCAGACGCCTTTCCTCTCACAATCGAAATCGGGGCATTCGCGCGCTACGTGGACACCGGGGAACATCTGCCCGCCGGACTCGACGCCGTGATCATGCTCGAGGACCTCCGGGAGGCCGGGGAGGACCGCGTGGTCATCACCAAACCCGCCACCCCATGGCAGCACGTGAGGGTCATCGGCGAGGACATCGTGGTGAGGGAGATGATCCTTCCTGAGGGCCACCAGATCCGTCCGGTCGACATTGCCGCGATGTTCGCCGGTGGGGTGTTCAGAGTGGCAGTCCGCAGGCGGCCGAGGATAACCGTGATACCTACCGGCACTGAGCTTGTGCCTCCCGACGCCCCGCGGGCGCCGGGACAGGTAGTGGAGTTCAACTCGCATATGCTGCGTGAGACCTTCATCGAATGGGGCGCAGATGCCAGATCCTTGGGGATTGTCCCCGACGACCCTGAAGCCATCAACAAGGCGATATCCAGTGCGGCCTCTGTCTCAGACATCGTAGTGGTGAATGCGGGTTCCTCGGCCGGGTCCAGGGACCATACCGCGCGGGTCGTGAGCGAACTTGGGGAGGTTCTCATCCATGGAGTGGCTATCAAGCCTGGAAAGCCGGTGATCCTTGGGGTTGTGGACGGAGTCCCCACGGTGGGCCTTCCCGGGTACCCCGTGTCCGCGCTCCTCGCCGCCGAGCTCTTCGTGATGCCGCTCATCAGGGCGATGCTCGGGCTTGCCCCACTTGAGAGAGATACTGCCGAGGCGACTCTCATCAAACAGGTATATTCTGAGACAGGAGCCGTGGAGTTCGTCCGGGTTCGTCTTGGGAATGTGAGTGGAAGACTCGTTGCGGCTCCAATGGGCCGCGGAGCGGGTCTGATCACGTCGATGACACGGTCAGACGGTATCGTCGTTGTGCCTGCCGAGAGACAGGGACTCGAGGCCGGCTCTCAGGTCAGGGTCATCTTGAGCCGAAGCAAGCAGGAGATTGATTCCGCAATCATGGCCACAGGCAGCCACGATCTTGCCCTGGACGTGCTCGGGACCTACCTCAGGCGGTTCTTCCCGGGAACTTCCCTCAACTCGGCGCATGTGGGCAGCCTGGGGGGCCTCGCCGCAGTCGTCCGGGGAGAGACCCACATTGCCGGGACCCACCTTCTGGACGAAGCGTCGCACGAGTACAACTGGCCATATGTGGAACGCTTGACAGCTGGGACAGAGGTTCGCGTTTGCCTTGTGAACCTGGTGGGCCGGGCACAGGGCATTATGGTCGCTCCGGGGAACCCGAAGGCAATACAGTCGATTCGGGACCTTGCCTCCCCGGGAATCAGGTTCGTCAACCGGCAGCGGGGGGCGGGCACGCGTGTGCTATTTGACCAGAAATTGCGGGAGCTTGGAATCTCTCCGTCAAGTATTGAAGGGTATTCCCGAGAGGAGTATACGCATATGGCGGTGGCGTCAGCGATCGCGTCGGGCGTGGCTGACGCAGGCATGGGGATCTATGCCGCGGCCCAGGCTCTGGGGTTGGACTTCGTATGGGTTGCCGATGAGAGGTACGACCTTGCCGTGCGAGAGGACCTTCTGAATACGGAGCCCATCCAGAAGGTTCTGTTCGTCCTCTCCTCACCGGAGTTCCGCGAGGCCGTCCGCGCGCTGGGCGGGTACGACGTCAGTACGATGGGGACTTTCGCCAGCCGCCATCGATGCGGAGTCTCCCGAGAGAACCCAGATGACCGAGGAATACAGGGCGAGGAGAAGGGGTGGCGGCAATG encodes:
- a CDS encoding sugar phosphate isomerase/epimerase, translating into MKLAYMVATPDIISRRALGYHGDLEASVNLLRALAYDGIEPTMANPDVLDRDWVYEVLRRSGLDVPLICTGEVWGQEGLGLVDPDPETRTRALDRIRAIIRFAAPLGAAVNIGRSRGRYVEGVPAEKTEQWAEEAFRALADYAQDLGVTIVLEPIAAHVCNLINSTQDGIEWVRRVDRPNFRLMLDVYHMNIEDATPIEESIEAAAPYITYVHLCETNRKPPGWGHMDFAKVISALRAAGYDGYVSAEVFNFPTQEEAIRQSAAVLRPLVSAG
- a CDS encoding PucR family transcriptional regulator ligand-binding domain-containing protein; the protein is MTNETSTSFRVRDALELPCLKGARVMGGADGLDRPVHYVTVMDAPGGDQWIKGHEFILTTAYFLRNDESLQEKLLPNLNRLGVSALGIKPRRFLDRIPEVMIEQANLLSMPLIELPYAVAWVDVINPILNEVLDRQITVLERSREVHRRFIRLVLDGRSLDDIAQDLACLVNRPVMITDKTFHRLAVYSPHTDGGPACAGAPEISPHVLAAAWAEGRPAGFEISGDVRRSGDVILAPVMIRNSTYGYVVVFGGPDPLPETDLMAVEQAATVCALDTMQRMASEEVERRFRNSFIEDLVMGNFECRQAMIRRGEAFDWDLTKPHVVMVADIDGFERYYVETSNYDDHAMRVLKDRFLRILNSTQAISGKRLLGADRSDSIILLLPVEPGAEPQVSDNMARTMAEAIRAEAAKRLSPLTVSLGISRVAEDLGTLPRAYRESTEAMALGRKVFGPGRVTHYNDLGIFRVLCGHNRTNEQRKFHTEWIAPLADYDARHGTDLLGTLDAFFQCNMNASAAAAKLYIHENTLRYRLRKVGELIGVDIFSGETLLNLWAGLKLHTVFASDQPADTSGRRTAAD
- a CDS encoding ABC transporter permease yields the protein MDASLIVDATALSLKVSVGATALAALVGVPAGSWLALGSFRGQGSLRSLVWGLTGLPPVVAGLLVYLLLSRSGPLGSLGLLYTPKAMLAAQFVLVTPVIVALTDSAVRSVPAAASEAARALGATEYQVRTALLKEARGGALAAVMTGLGRALAEVGAVMLVGGNILGRTRVLTTAILLETRQGNFGNALALGAILVSLSVLVNATARAMSAGFARWEAGSR
- a CDS encoding ATP-binding cassette domain-containing protein; translation: MTAAPSGWVFRGTRVSRDGEVHLDVPDLRISGQGVTCVIGPNGAGKTTLLRLLAAVIAPTAGQIWWNGSDIWSDGDRGAHAVRRRVGYVPQRPYMFSGSVLSNVAYGLRLRGMTEREARARAREAVDWAGIAHLQDRPASKLSGGEVQRVALARATVLEPEAFLLDEPTSSLDPGAQAFVGETVRSLARRGVPVVLVSHDLRFAREVGDAVIALQGGRVAASGPWDDVLRTLVGGWWRPWSS
- a CDS encoding molybdopterin molybdotransferase MoeA — translated: MVEAVEFMTLTPRERAQEILARSMEHARAGLRPVVEELPARSSLGRVLACDLLSPVDVPAFRRSTVDGFAVRARETFGASAGSPAYFDLSREIRVGTCPGEPLGPGCAAPIATGAMLPEDSDAVVMVENTQVLAGSIVALERPVAPSENVVGVGDDMRQGAVMLEAGREIRPQDIGLIAAVGDPEQVAVTVFARPRVGIISSGDELVAGSDVPGPGQVRDINSHSIAASVERCGGVPVGFGLVRDTRDALFAVLRQALDSCDAVILSGGSSVGGRDYTADAIASLGEPGILVHGVAIKPGKPTVLAIAGHKPAFGLPGHPVSALVAFELFVRPALELLAGLRNPRRRPTARAVLAENIPSEPGREDYVFVRLDEAGVAHVVHGRSAMISMLAQADGWVVVRETDRGIEAGSDVEVVLI
- a CDS encoding molybdopterin biosynthesis protein — protein: MSSMRPRKDFYLSETPLEKARSVFLSRFLELKTSVEVVDVRDARGRVTAEPVYATSSSPHYNAAAMDGLAVRARDTYAASDAFPLTIEIGAFARYVDTGEHLPAGLDAVIMLEDLREAGEDRVVITKPATPWQHVRVIGEDIVVREMILPEGHQIRPVDIAAMFAGGVFRVAVRRRPRITVIPTGTELVPPDAPRAPGQVVEFNSHMLRETFIEWGADARSLGIVPDDPEAINKAISSAASVSDIVVVNAGSSAGSRDHTARVVSELGEVLIHGVAIKPGKPVILGVVDGVPTVGLPGYPVSALLAAELFVMPLIRAMLGLAPLERDTAEATLIKQVYSETGAVEFVRVRLGNVSGRLVAAPMGRGAGLITSMTRSDGIVVVPAERQGLEAGSQVRVILSRSKQEIDSAIMATGSHDLALDVLGTYLRRFFPGTSLNSAHVGSLGGLAAVVRGETHIAGTHLLDEASHEYNWPYVERLTAGTEVRVCLVNLVGRAQGIMVAPGNPKAIQSIRDLASPGIRFVNRQRGAGTRVLFDQKLRELGISPSSIEGYSREEYTHMAVASAIASGVADAGMGIYAAAQALGLDFVWVADERYDLAVREDLLNTEPIQKVLFVLSSPEFREAVRALGGYDVSTMGTFASRHRCGVSRENPDDRGIQGEEKGWRQCP